In Phacochoerus africanus isolate WHEZ1 chromosome 16, ROS_Pafr_v1, whole genome shotgun sequence, one genomic interval encodes:
- the VIPR2 gene encoding vasoactive intestinal polypeptide receptor 2 isoform X2, with protein MDACGYSDPEDESKITFYVLVKTIYTLGYSVSLISLTTGSIILCLFRRLHCTRNYIHLNLFLSFILRAVSVLVKDDVLYSSSGTLHCPDQPSSWVGCKLSLVFFQYCIMANFCWLLVEGLYLHTLLVAIFSPSRRFVAYLLIGWGIPTVCTGAWTAARLWLEDTGCWDTNDHSVPWWVIRTPILISIIVNFVLFVSIIRILLQKLTSPDVGGNDQSQYKRLTKSTLLLIPLFGVHYMVFAVFPIKISSKYQILFELCIGSFQGLVVAVLYCFLNSEVQSELRRRWRGLCPSRPSGRDYRLHSSSISRNGSEGALQVPRGSRAPSFLQTETSVI; from the exons ATCACGTTTTATGTCCTCGTAAAGACCATTTATACCCTGGGCTACAGTGTCTCTCTGATTTCCCTGACAACAGGAAGCATCATTCTCTGCCTCTTCAG GAGGCTGCACTGCACCCGGAACTACATCCACCTGAACCTGTTCCTCTCCTTCATCCTGCGCGCCGTCTCCGTCTTGGTCAAGGACGACGTTCTGTACTCCAGCTCGGGCACGCTGCACTGCCCCGACCAGCCGTCCTCCTGG GTGGGCTGCAAGCTGAGCCTGGTCTTCTTCCAGTACTGCATCATGGCCAACTTCTGCTGGCTCCTGGTGGAGGGGCTGTATCTGCACACCCTCCTGGTGGCCATCTTCTCCCCCAGCCGGCGCTTCGTGGCCTATCTCCTGATTGGATGGG GGATCCCCACTGTCTGCACGGGGGCGTGGACGGCAGCCCGGCTCTGGTTAGAAGACACAGG CTGCTGGGATACCAATGACCACAGTGTTCCCTGGTGGGTTATACGCACACcaattttaatttctatcatA GTCAATTTCGTCCTTTTTGTTAGTATTATACGGATTTTACTACAGAAGTTGACATCCCCAGATGTTGGCGGGAATGACCAGTCACAGTACAA GAGGCTCACCAAGTCCACCCTGCTGCTCATCCCGCTGTTTGGAGTCCACTATATGGTGTTTGCCGTGTTTCCCATCAAAATCTCCTCCAAATACCAGATACTGTTCGAATTGTGCATCGGATCCTTTCAG GGCCTGGTGGTGGCTGTTCTCTACTGCTTTCTCAACAGTGAA GTGCAGAGCGAGCTGAGGAGGAGGTGGCGAGGTCTGTGCCCCAGCCGACCCTCCGGCCGGGACTACAGGCTGCACAGCTCATCCATCTCAAGGAACGGCTCGGAGGGCGCCCTGCAGGTCCCCCGCGGCTCCCGTGCCCCATCCTTCCTGCAGACGGAGACCTCGGTCATCTAG